A window of Novosphingobium terrae contains these coding sequences:
- a CDS encoding protein phosphatase 2C domain-containing protein has product MHLDLIQMASVAGKAEVANDDRLGCADRHAWVIDGATDLGDPGLLGGRGGAAWLAAAADRAFAQASGPLDDLCGSVFDAVAQAYRHEKQREPFGAWEIPSAAFAAVALEGERLGCAHAADCSVLLRSGAEVSFVTPAPNRQREQAAALALGVGAATGGLRSPTVLADQRAQRGRPQRRVLGVDAEASRASTRFHSVPVRKGDELLLMSDGFSALLDTYELYDPDTLFAALPSRGLAGLIEELRAIERHDAGSSRFPRFKPSDDASAIWLRVG; this is encoded by the coding sequence TTGCATCTAGACCTCATCCAGATGGCCAGCGTGGCAGGCAAAGCCGAGGTGGCGAATGATGATCGACTCGGCTGCGCGGACCGCCACGCCTGGGTGATCGACGGGGCCACCGATCTGGGCGACCCCGGCCTGCTGGGTGGCCGAGGCGGCGCGGCCTGGCTGGCAGCGGCAGCGGATCGCGCCTTCGCGCAAGCCTCGGGCCCTCTGGACGATCTGTGCGGCAGCGTGTTCGATGCCGTGGCGCAGGCCTATCGGCACGAGAAACAGCGCGAACCTTTCGGCGCATGGGAGATCCCCAGCGCGGCCTTCGCGGCGGTGGCGCTTGAAGGCGAGAGGCTTGGCTGCGCTCATGCTGCGGATTGCTCCGTCCTGCTGCGCAGCGGCGCCGAGGTGTCCTTTGTGACACCCGCACCGAATCGCCAGCGTGAGCAGGCGGCGGCTCTGGCGCTCGGTGTGGGCGCTGCCACGGGCGGCCTGCGCTCGCCCACTGTGCTGGCCGATCAGCGCGCGCAGCGCGGCAGACCGCAGCGGCGCGTGCTGGGGGTGGATGCGGAGGCCTCGCGCGCCTCGACCCGCTTCCACAGCGTACCGGTGCGCAAGGGCGATGAGCTGCTGCTGATGTCCGATGGCTTTTCGGCCCTGCTGGACACCTATGAACTCTATGATCCGGACACTTTGTTCGCCGCCTTGCCCTCGCGCGGTCTGGCCGGGCTGATCGAGGAATTGCGCGCCATCGAGCGTCATGATGCCGGCTCCTCACGCTTTCCGCGTTTCAAACCGAGCGACGATGCCTCCGCGATCTGGTTGAGGGTCGGCTAG
- a CDS encoding oxidoreductase, translating into MTALSRIFLITGVSSGLGRAFAQGALQAGHRVIGTVRKQEDAQAFAALAPDRAMPLLLDVTDFAAIPEAVAAAEAQSGPIDVLVNNAGYGHEGVLEESSMEDLQRQFAANVYGPVAMIKAVLPGMRARRRGHIVNVTSMGGFITMPGISFYCGSKFALEGISESLGKEVAGLGIRVTALAPGQFRTDWAGRSMDRTPRSIGDYDKVMDPIRAARQAKSGNQPGDPARAAQALLALIEAENPPSRLFLGEDALALVDQKLAGMKREIATWEDLSRSTSFPG; encoded by the coding sequence ATGACTGCCCTTTCCAGGATTTTTCTGATCACCGGCGTCAGTTCCGGTCTGGGTCGCGCCTTTGCGCAAGGTGCCCTGCAAGCCGGGCATCGCGTGATCGGCACCGTGCGCAAGCAGGAGGATGCGCAGGCTTTTGCCGCTCTGGCCCCGGATCGCGCCATGCCGCTGCTGCTCGATGTCACCGATTTCGCGGCCATCCCCGAAGCCGTCGCTGCCGCCGAAGCGCAGAGCGGCCCCATCGATGTGCTGGTGAACAATGCGGGCTATGGCCATGAGGGCGTGCTGGAGGAATCCTCGATGGAGGATCTGCAGCGTCAGTTCGCGGCCAATGTCTATGGGCCGGTGGCAATGATCAAGGCGGTGCTGCCGGGCATGCGGGCACGGCGGCGCGGCCATATCGTCAATGTCACCTCGATGGGCGGCTTTATCACCATGCCGGGGATCAGCTTTTACTGCGGCAGCAAATTCGCGCTGGAAGGCATTTCGGAATCGCTCGGCAAGGAGGTTGCGGGTCTGGGCATCCGCGTCACGGCGCTGGCGCCGGGCCAGTTCCGCACCGATTGGGCGGGGCGCTCGATGGACCGCACGCCGCGCAGCATCGGTGACTATGACAAGGTGATGGACCCGATCCGCGCCGCGCGTCAGGCCAAGAGCGGCAACCAGCCCGGCGATCCGGCGCGGGCCGCTCAGGCCCTGCTGGCGCTGATCGAGGCTGAAAATCCGCCCTCGCGGCTGTTCCTTGGCGAGGATGCGCTGGCGCTGGTCGACCAGAAGCTGGCGGGCATGAAGCGCGAGATCGCCACATGGGAAGACCTCTCACGCTCCACCTCTTTTCCCGGCTAG
- a CDS encoding TetR/AcrR family transcriptional regulator: MASDKTPTTAIRGEPLRQRVLDAAENLLRQGKAEFSMRELAAEAGVSFATPFNQFGSKAAIMQALSTRRIDRMEALYSAASPAPDALSRVLLATATASAVMLEEPLVNRVVMGWLGAGSQTPGQVLARSTALWALALGAGEGLRPGLREQALACLPGQLAFAFRGVLSFWTAGELADEALATSAGEVAQSLLLGFIEHEDRTGPSASGPRS, encoded by the coding sequence ATGGCATCCGACAAGACCCCCACCACTGCCATCCGTGGCGAACCTCTGCGCCAACGCGTTCTCGACGCCGCTGAAAACCTGCTGCGGCAAGGCAAAGCGGAATTCTCGATGCGCGAACTGGCCGCCGAGGCCGGGGTGAGTTTTGCCACGCCGTTCAACCAGTTCGGCAGCAAGGCGGCGATCATGCAGGCGCTTTCAACGCGGCGGATCGACCGGATGGAGGCGCTTTACAGCGCTGCGTCCCCGGCCCCCGATGCGCTGAGCCGTGTGCTGCTGGCCACGGCCACCGCCTCGGCGGTGATGCTGGAAGAGCCTTTGGTGAACCGCGTGGTGATGGGCTGGTTGGGGGCTGGCAGCCAGACGCCGGGGCAGGTTCTGGCGCGTTCGACGGCGCTCTGGGCTCTGGCCTTGGGGGCAGGGGAGGGGTTGCGCCCCGGCCTGCGCGAACAGGCTCTGGCCTGCCTGCCGGGGCAACTGGCCTTTGCCTTTCGCGGCGTGCTCTCCTTCTGGACCGCCGGGGAACTGGCCGATGAAGCGCTGGCAACCAGCGCCGGAGAGGTGGCCCAAAGCCTGCTGCTTGGCTTTATCGAACATGAGGATAGAACTGGCCCCTCAGCTTCGGGACCACGATCATGA
- a CDS encoding homoserine dehydrogenase yields MTQHYRIALAGLGGVGRATASLLLARREHYRQHYGVEVRLVAACGSRAGVMDAEGLELDRLDHLEEGLTGPDFIAASQADALIEAGPSDFRTGGPGLPYLRAALTARRDAIVISKGALVHDGRALRDLAQASGSLLKLSGATAAALPTIDLLHYNLLGCRVLGIEGILNATTNFLLDAMIHRGISFAEALQEAQAAGFAESDPRNDVEGWDTACKLLILANFGLGADLGIADMAVSGIDHLGEDQLRGWRDQGLVPKLVGRLWREGEAFKASVGVQAYPASDPFALVAGKNKAVRITTDLMGEITAMGGGSEPRATAAAALKDLEHILAIRSR; encoded by the coding sequence ATGACACAACACTACCGTATCGCTCTGGCAGGATTGGGCGGCGTGGGGCGGGCGACAGCCTCGCTGCTGCTCGCCCGGCGCGAGCATTACCGGCAGCATTATGGCGTGGAGGTGCGGCTGGTTGCGGCCTGTGGATCGCGCGCGGGGGTGATGGATGCCGAGGGGCTGGAGCTGGACCGGCTCGATCATCTGGAGGAGGGCCTGACCGGCCCGGATTTTATCGCCGCCAGCCAGGCCGACGCGCTGATCGAGGCGGGCCCCAGCGATTTTCGCACCGGCGGCCCCGGCCTGCCCTATCTGCGCGCGGCGCTGACGGCGAGGCGCGATGCCATCGTCATCTCCAAAGGCGCGCTGGTCCATGACGGGCGGGCGCTGCGCGATCTGGCCCAAGCATCGGGATCGCTGCTCAAGCTGAGCGGCGCCACTGCCGCAGCCTTGCCCACCATCGATCTGCTGCATTACAATCTGCTCGGCTGCCGGGTGTTGGGCATCGAGGGCATTCTCAATGCCACCACCAATTTTCTGCTCGATGCGATGATCCATCGCGGCATCAGCTTTGCCGAGGCGCTGCAGGAGGCTCAGGCCGCCGGTTTTGCCGAAAGCGATCCGCGCAACGATGTCGAGGGTTGGGACACCGCCTGCAAGCTGCTGATCCTCGCCAATTTCGGGCTGGGTGCCGATCTCGGCATCGCGGATATGGCGGTGTCGGGCATCGATCATCTGGGCGAGGATCAGTTGCGGGGCTGGCGCGACCAGGGTCTGGTGCCCAAGCTTGTCGGGCGGCTGTGGCGCGAGGGGGAGGCCTTCAAAGCCAGTGTCGGCGTTCAGGCCTATCCGGCCAGCGATCCTTTCGCTCTGGTGGCGGGGAAGAACAAGGCGGTGCGGATCACCACCGATCTGATGGGCGAGATCACGGCGATGGGCGGCGGATCGGAACCCAGGGCGACAGCGGCAGCCGCGCTGAAGGATCTGGAGCATATTCTGGCGATCCGGAGCCGGTAG
- a CDS encoding DUF3422 domain-containing protein, whose product MSEGSTPATVPLLPEGPAFSFLHPERDHPLRASLSTEMHVRKMPHMVAPARILQLVMLTGPQDVQASLAQLGQRFAADGPPLAEDIRFLTRPLGTLSFAWERHAEFMTYTFIAPGHEGELFDLAPFAGVADWANALPGRIIRSSHISLIAQEPSAAVIRENFASDDLIISDAAHGKARLWSDFRLHPDGFGRLLIHDRGMSGIDASQLLQRVLELGNYRKMALLGLPEAQAATPVITALEKELTAITVQVAQADTDDGQILDQLTALSASLAQIAASTRYRMSATRAYSEICIDRMRRLAVSPVEGYRSFDDFTERRLLPAMRSCEAFSRRIDDLSRQAAWASDLLRTRVDTALARRNRDLLASMDRRTGLQLRLQHTVEGLSVFAISYYALNLLHHMEEALSHLGLHLPGLTDALLIPVVIFVVWRSVHHLKKTKRDPGADH is encoded by the coding sequence ATGTCTGAAGGGTCCACTCCGGCAACCGTCCCGCTGCTGCCCGAAGGCCCGGCTTTCTCCTTCCTGCATCCCGAGCGGGACCATCCCCTGCGTGCCTCGCTCTCCACCGAGATGCATGTGCGCAAGATGCCGCATATGGTGGCCCCGGCGCGCATCCTGCAGCTGGTGATGCTGACCGGCCCGCAGGACGTGCAGGCCAGTCTGGCGCAACTGGGCCAGCGTTTTGCGGCAGATGGCCCGCCGCTGGCCGAGGATATCCGCTTTCTGACCCGCCCTCTGGGCACCTTGAGTTTCGCTTGGGAACGCCATGCGGAATTCATGACCTACACCTTCATCGCCCCGGGGCATGAGGGCGAACTCTTCGATCTGGCCCCCTTTGCCGGGGTGGCGGATTGGGCCAATGCCTTGCCGGGGCGCATCATCCGCTCCAGCCATATCAGCCTGATCGCGCAGGAACCCTCCGCCGCGGTGATCCGCGAAAATTTCGCCTCGGACGATCTGATCATCTCGGATGCGGCGCATGGCAAGGCGCGCCTGTGGAGCGATTTCCGCCTGCACCCGGACGGCTTCGGCCGCCTGCTGATCCATGATCGCGGGATGAGCGGCATCGATGCCTCGCAATTGCTGCAGCGCGTGCTGGAACTGGGCAATTACCGCAAGATGGCGCTGCTGGGCCTGCCGGAAGCGCAGGCCGCCACGCCGGTCATCACCGCGCTGGAGAAGGAACTGACCGCCATCACCGTGCAGGTGGCGCAGGCCGATACCGACGACGGCCAGATCCTGGATCAGCTGACGGCGCTCAGCGCCTCGCTCGCCCAGATCGCCGCCTCGACGCGCTATCGCATGAGCGCCACACGCGCCTATTCCGAAATCTGTATCGACCGCATGCGCCGTCTGGCCGTGTCACCGGTGGAGGGCTATCGCTCCTTCGACGATTTCACCGAAAGGCGCCTGCTGCCCGCCATGCGCAGCTGCGAGGCCTTCAGCCGCCGCATCGACGATCTCTCGCGACAGGCGGCATGGGCCAGCGATCTGCTGCGCACCCGCGTCGATACGGCGCTGGCGCGGCGCAACCGCGATCTGCTGGCCTCGATGGACCGGCGCACCGGGCTGCAATTGCGGCTGCAGCATACGGTGGAGGGCCTCTCGGTCTTCGCGATCAGCTATTACGCGCTCAACCTGCTCCATCATATGGAGGAGGCGCTGAGCCATCTGGGCCTGCATCTGCCGGGGCTGACCGATGCACTGCTGATCCCGGTGGTGATCTTTGTGGTGTGGCGCAGCGTCCACCATCTGAAAAAGACCAAGCGCGATCCCGGGGCCGACCATTAA
- a CDS encoding sigma-70 family RNA polymerase sigma factor — protein MNGGATQIFDAQRPALLRVAYRMLGSMADAEDIVQDAFLRWRGVDHAQVEVPGAFLRRIVTRLCLDHLKSARVLRESYTGPWLPEPVVEDDWVDEDVTLPLLLALERLSPLERAAFLLHDLFGESFDDIAQVLDRDAAACRKLATRAREHVRAERPRFPLDRQRGMAIASAFFEASSQGDLTHLGALLAEDVRFYSDGGGKRPSVSRVLEGAREFLRAQTALARLRPVPSRLIRYGLVNGLPGFITREPDGLLQTTALKIEEGQIRAIYVTRNPDKLKHLE, from the coding sequence ATGAACGGGGGGGCGACCCAGATCTTCGACGCGCAGCGGCCTGCCCTGCTGCGCGTCGCCTATCGCATGCTGGGCTCGATGGCCGATGCCGAGGATATCGTGCAGGATGCTTTTCTGCGCTGGCGCGGGGTGGACCATGCGCAGGTGGAGGTGCCCGGCGCCTTTCTGCGCCGGATCGTGACGCGACTCTGCCTCGATCATCTGAAATCGGCGCGGGTTTTGCGCGAAAGCTACACCGGCCCATGGCTGCCCGAACCGGTGGTGGAGGATGATTGGGTGGATGAGGATGTCACCCTGCCCCTGCTGCTGGCGCTGGAGCGGCTGTCACCGCTCGAACGCGCGGCCTTCCTGCTTCACGACCTGTTCGGCGAAAGCTTTGACGACATCGCGCAGGTGCTGGACCGCGATGCTGCCGCCTGCCGCAAGCTGGCCACCCGCGCCCGCGAGCATGTGCGGGCCGAGCGCCCGCGCTTCCCGCTCGACCGCCAGCGCGGCATGGCCATCGCCTCGGCCTTTTTCGAGGCCTCCAGTCAGGGCGATCTCACCCATCTGGGCGCGCTGCTGGCCGAGGATGTGCGCTTCTATTCCGATGGCGGCGGCAAGCGGCCCTCGGTCTCGCGGGTGCTGGAAGGAGCGCGGGAGTTCCTGCGCGCCCAGACCGCTCTGGCGCGGCTGCGGCCTGTTCCCTCGCGCCTGATCCGCTACGGTCTGGTCAACGGCCTGCCCGGCTTTATCACCCGCGAGCCCGACGGATTGCTGCAGACCACCGCCCTCAAGATCGAGGAAGGGCAGATTCGCGCCATCTATGTCACGCGCAATCCGGACAAGCTGAAACATCTCGAATAG
- a CDS encoding carboxymuconolactone decarboxylase family protein, with protein MTPRADIYKASPEVFKAWYALSQKLAACGLEPSLLELVKIRSSQINGCANCLNMHTAEARRAGETEQRLHLLAAWHEAPCYSERERAALDWTDHMTDIATKRAPDAAYAALAAQFTPAEQVELTLAINVINGWNRLAVGFNVYAPEMGWQ; from the coding sequence ATGACCCCCCGTGCCGATATCTACAAAGCCTCGCCCGAGGTGTTCAAAGCCTGGTATGCACTGTCGCAGAAACTGGCCGCCTGCGGGCTGGAGCCCTCGCTGCTGGAACTGGTGAAGATCCGCTCATCCCAGATCAACGGCTGCGCCAATTGCCTCAACATGCACACCGCCGAGGCCCGACGCGCCGGTGAGACCGAGCAGCGCCTGCATCTGCTGGCCGCCTGGCACGAAGCCCCCTGTTACAGCGAACGCGAACGCGCCGCGCTCGACTGGACCGACCATATGACCGATATCGCCACCAAGCGCGCGCCCGATGCCGCCTATGCCGCGCTGGCCGCGCAGTTCACCCCCGCAGAGCAGGTGGAGCTGACGCTGGCGATCAATGTGATCAACGGCTGGAACCGTCTGGCGGTGGGGTTCAATGTCTATGCGCCGGAAATGGGCTGGCAATGA
- a CDS encoding M3 family metallopeptidase, whose product MAHLSFRTAALLAGAALASFAVPALAAANPFDAPSTLPFQAPPFNLIHDSDYAPAFETAMAQHLAEVRKIADNPAAPTFDNTIGALEASGRMLDRVNLAFFGVVQANTNDVLDKVQADVSPKLAEHQDAINLDPKLFARIKTLWERRASLKLTPEQTQVLTIYYRSFVHAGAQLGAEDQGKLKALNTQLAGLETSYQQKLLAAAKAGALAVTDKAKLAGMDDGAIAAAAQDAKARGLDGQWLLPLQNTTQQPALENLTDRATREALFTNGWTRAEKGDANDTRPVIQQLATLRAQKAQLLGYPNWAAYVLYDQMAKTPQAASAFMQQLATATAPEQKREAAEIQAQIDKDGDKFQLKPWDWDHYAAQIRKAKYDLDQDQVKPYFELNRVLEDGVFYAANRLYGLTFTRRTDLPVYQPDVMVYTVHDKDGSELGLMYFDYFKRDNKNGGAWMSNFVGQSKLLKTKPVIYNVGNFTKPAAGQPALITSDDVVTMFHEFGHALHGLFADQTYPTVSGTNTARDWVEFPSQFNEHWAFDPEVLAHYAKDYRSGAPIPKPLVEKIRKASQFNQGYALGEVIAAAMLDMDWHSLPASAGTQDVDAFEQKALAGTGLDIADVPPRYRSSYFLHIWANGYSAGYYAYLWTQMLEHDAYHWFRDHGGMTRANGQRFRDMILSRGYTQDYGAMFKAFYGKDPEVGPMLEEHGLPARP is encoded by the coding sequence ATGGCACATCTTTCTTTCCGTACCGCAGCACTACTGGCCGGAGCGGCTCTGGCCAGTTTCGCGGTTCCCGCACTGGCCGCCGCCAATCCCTTTGACGCGCCCAGCACGCTGCCCTTTCAGGCCCCGCCCTTCAACCTGATCCACGACAGCGACTATGCCCCCGCGTTCGAGACCGCCATGGCCCAGCATCTGGCCGAGGTCCGCAAGATCGCCGACAACCCCGCAGCGCCGACCTTCGACAACACGATCGGCGCGCTGGAAGCCTCCGGCCGGATGCTGGACCGGGTCAATCTGGCGTTTTTCGGCGTGGTGCAGGCCAACACCAATGATGTGCTGGACAAGGTGCAGGCCGATGTCTCGCCGAAACTGGCGGAGCATCAGGATGCCATCAACCTCGATCCCAAGCTCTTCGCCCGCATCAAGACCCTGTGGGAGCGCCGCGCCAGCCTGAAGCTGACGCCCGAGCAGACGCAGGTTCTCACCATCTATTACCGCAGCTTCGTGCATGCCGGTGCCCAGCTTGGCGCCGAGGATCAGGGGAAGCTGAAAGCGCTCAACACGCAACTGGCGGGTCTGGAAACCAGCTATCAGCAGAAGCTGCTCGCCGCCGCGAAGGCCGGGGCGCTGGCTGTGACCGATAAGGCCAAACTGGCCGGGATGGACGATGGCGCCATCGCCGCGGCGGCGCAGGACGCCAAGGCGCGCGGGCTGGATGGCCAATGGCTGCTGCCCTTGCAGAACACCACCCAGCAGCCCGCGCTGGAAAATCTGACCGACCGCGCCACCCGCGAGGCTCTGTTCACCAATGGCTGGACCCGCGCCGAAAAGGGTGACGCCAATGACACCCGCCCGGTGATCCAGCAGCTGGCAACCCTGCGCGCACAAAAGGCACAGCTGCTGGGCTATCCCAACTGGGCCGCCTATGTGCTGTACGATCAGATGGCCAAGACGCCTCAGGCCGCCTCGGCCTTTATGCAGCAGCTGGCCACCGCCACCGCGCCGGAACAAAAGCGCGAAGCCGCCGAAATTCAGGCCCAGATCGACAAGGATGGCGACAAATTTCAGCTGAAACCATGGGACTGGGACCATTACGCCGCCCAGATCCGCAAGGCGAAATACGATCTCGATCAGGATCAGGTGAAGCCCTATTTCGAGCTGAACCGCGTGCTGGAAGATGGCGTCTTCTATGCCGCCAACCGGCTCTATGGCCTGACCTTCACCCGCCGCACCGATCTGCCCGTCTATCAGCCCGACGTGATGGTCTACACCGTCCATGACAAGGACGGCAGCGAGCTGGGCCTGATGTATTTCGACTATTTCAAGCGCGACAACAAGAATGGCGGCGCCTGGATGTCCAACTTCGTCGGCCAGTCGAAGCTGCTCAAGACCAAGCCGGTGATCTACAATGTCGGCAATTTCACCAAGCCCGCCGCCGGGCAGCCTGCCCTCATCACCTCCGACGATGTGGTGACGATGTTCCATGAATTCGGCCATGCGCTGCACGGGCTGTTTGCCGATCAGACCTATCCCACCGTCTCGGGCACCAACACCGCGCGTGACTGGGTGGAGTTCCCCTCGCAGTTCAACGAGCACTGGGCCTTCGATCCCGAGGTGCTGGCCCATTACGCCAAGGACTATCGCAGCGGCGCCCCCATCCCGAAGCCCCTGGTCGAGAAGATCCGCAAGGCCAGCCAGTTCAATCAGGGCTATGCGCTGGGTGAGGTGATTGCCGCCGCCATGCTGGATATGGACTGGCACAGCCTGCCCGCCTCCGCCGGCACGCAGGATGTCGATGCCTTTGAGCAGAAGGCGCTGGCCGGCACCGGGCTGGATATTGCCGATGTGCCGCCGCGCTATCGCTCCAGCTATTTCCTGCATATCTGGGCCAATGGCTATTCGGCGGGCTATTACGCCTATCTCTGGACCCAGATGCTGGAGCATGACGCCTATCACTGGTTCCGCGACCATGGCGGCATGACCCGCGCCAACGGCCAGCGCTTCCGCGACATGATCCTGAGCCGGGGCTACACGCAGGATTACGGCGCCATGTTCAAGGCCTTCTACGGCAAGGACCCCGAGGTCGGCCCGATGCTGGAAGAACACGGCCTGCCCGCCAGGCCCTGA
- a CDS encoding DsbA family protein, which translates to MADPARHADPLLWGQGPRLFEMFLEPTCPYSVRAFGKIEALLETAGPERVTLRIWLHSQPWHMFSGVIVRSILAASMLPGGRGNAWQVLAEVGARREEFEFEKHCRGPNMDATPREIIARIEGCTGLRLAEAFECPELEAEIKRHTRYARQNGIHVSPTFMIDGLIQPDLGSGDPVEDWARRLVG; encoded by the coding sequence ATGGCCGATCCCGCCCGCCACGCCGATCCGCTGCTGTGGGGGCAGGGCCCGCGCCTGTTCGAGATGTTCCTTGAACCCACCTGCCCCTATTCGGTGCGCGCTTTCGGCAAGATCGAGGCGCTGCTGGAAACCGCCGGGCCGGAGCGCGTCACTTTGCGCATCTGGCTGCATTCCCAGCCATGGCATATGTTTTCCGGCGTGATTGTCCGCAGCATTCTGGCAGCCTCGATGCTGCCGGGCGGGCGCGGGAATGCGTGGCAAGTGCTGGCCGAAGTGGGCGCGCGCCGCGAGGAATTCGAGTTCGAAAAGCACTGCCGCGGCCCCAATATGGACGCCACCCCGCGCGAGATCATCGCCCGGATCGAAGGCTGCACCGGGCTCCGGCTGGCCGAGGCCTTCGAATGCCCCGAGCTGGAGGCCGAGATCAAGCGCCACACCCGCTATGCCCGCCAGAACGGCATCCATGTCTCGCCCACCTTCATGATCGACGGGCTGATCCAGCCCGATCTGGGCAGCGGCGATCCGGTCGAGGACTGGGCGCGCAGGCTGGTCGGGTAA
- a CDS encoding MFS transporter codes for MENLDATVITPAVPAMAKSFGTAPVDLSTGVSAYMLALGVFIPVSGWAAERFGARRIFSLAILIFTLTSVLCGAAQNLPEFVAARIVQGLGGAMMVPVGRLVVLKETPKEGLVRAIAVLTWPALVAPVLGPPFGGLIVDHGDWRWIFWLNLPLGVMALLGALRLVPAHQPSQRSFDWPGFLLMGGALFFLMLVTEILARPHPALLAAAGALAAGLALLVPGVRHLKRTEHPMLSLAAMDKPSFAVVVWGGSLFRMGVSAVPFLLPVMFQIGFGYTSFQSGSLLMAVFAGNLMMKPFTTAVMKRFGMRRVLIVNGALNASSIAACALFALSMPLWLTCAILFVGGMTRSMQFTALNTIAFADIPGAGMADANTLFSTAFQLAMGMGVSLGAVAWQIGNVWAQSWQGGADAATPFRIAFLLVAAVSAIGLLDSFKLARDAGSSVLRARA; via the coding sequence ATGGAAAACCTCGATGCCACGGTGATCACCCCGGCGGTGCCCGCTATGGCGAAAAGCTTCGGCACCGCGCCGGTCGATCTTTCGACCGGGGTTTCGGCCTATATGCTGGCGCTGGGGGTGTTTATCCCGGTCAGCGGCTGGGCGGCAGAGCGTTTTGGCGCGCGGCGGATCTTCTCGCTGGCCATCCTGATCTTCACCCTGACCTCGGTGCTGTGCGGCGCGGCGCAGAACCTGCCCGAATTCGTCGCGGCGCGGATTGTGCAGGGGCTGGGCGGGGCGATGATGGTTCCCGTTGGGCGCCTTGTGGTGCTGAAGGAAACGCCCAAGGAGGGGCTGGTCAGGGCCATCGCCGTGCTGACCTGGCCCGCGCTGGTGGCGCCGGTGCTGGGGCCGCCTTTCGGCGGGCTGATCGTCGACCATGGCGACTGGCGCTGGATTTTCTGGCTCAACCTGCCGCTGGGCGTGATGGCGCTGCTGGGCGCGCTGCGGCTGGTGCCCGCGCATCAGCCCTCGCAGCGCAGCTTCGACTGGCCGGGCTTCCTGCTGATGGGCGGCGCGCTGTTCTTCCTGATGCTGGTGACGGAAATCCTTGCCCGCCCCCATCCCGCGCTGCTGGCTGCAGCGGGTGCTCTGGCGGCGGGGCTGGCGCTGCTGGTGCCGGGCGTGCGGCACCTCAAACGCACAGAACACCCGATGCTGAGCCTTGCCGCCATGGACAAGCCGAGCTTTGCCGTGGTGGTCTGGGGCGGATCGCTGTTCCGCATGGGCGTCAGCGCGGTGCCCTTTCTGCTGCCGGTGATGTTCCAGATCGGCTTTGGCTACACCTCGTTCCAGTCGGGCAGCCTGCTGATGGCGGTCTTTGCGGGCAATCTGATGATGAAGCCTTTCACCACCGCCGTGATGAAGCGCTTCGGTATGCGGCGCGTGCTGATCGTCAATGGCGCGCTCAATGCCTCGTCCATCGCCGCCTGCGCGCTCTTCGCCCTGAGCATGCCGCTGTGGCTGACCTGCGCGATCCTGTTTGTCGGCGGCATGACGCGATCGATGCAGTTCACCGCGCTCAACACCATCGCCTTTGCCGATATTCCGGGTGCGGGCATGGCGGATGCCAACACGCTGTTCTCCACCGCCTTTCAGCTGGCGATGGGCATGGGCGTGTCGCTGGGCGCGGTGGCCTGGCAGATCGGCAATGTCTGGGCCCAAAGCTGGCAGGGTGGCGCAGACGCCGCCACGCCCTTCCGCATCGCCTTCCTGCTGGTGGCGGCGGTCTCGGCCATCGGCCTGCTCGACAGTTTCAAACTGGCGCGGGATGCGGGCAGCAGCGTGCTACGCGCCCGGGCCTAG